TCCAGGATGGACTCGGCACCATTGGAGCTGTCAGCGTTGTCGCCATACAGTTCGAAGTCGGCGCGACGCAGTGCGCCCACGGTGCAGAAGCACTTCGCGTTCAGCGCTTCGGAGTGGACGCCGGTGCGACCATTGCCCTTCTTGTCGGTGGCGTAGGAGCCCTTGATCCAACGGGCCGGGTTCTTCAGGATCAGGAATGCGCCGACGAGAGCCTGGAGCTTGGCGTTCTTGAGCTTCTTCAGCTTGGCGATCTGTTCGGGCTTGAGGATGTTCTTCGACATGGTAAAACTCTCTTCTCTTCAGTGATTTATGGTTGATGGCTAGTTGAAGGACGCGACACGACCCGCCATCTGGGTCAGCGCGTTGCGGTGGTTACTGATACGCATGGCTGCACATCTGCTTGCCATCGGTGCCCAGGCGTGGTGTCAGGCTCTGTCCGGGGACGGAGATGTACTGGCAGCCGGTCTGCGGGTCGTTGACGATGCGAAAGCCCGCGATTTCGTTCTGGCGTTCAGCTCGTGCCTTAGCCTGGCGAGCTGCGAAGCCCTTCGGGTCTTTCCACTGCTGGTATTGCGGGATCGCAATGGCAGCCAG
The nucleotide sequence above comes from Dyella telluris. Encoded proteins:
- a CDS encoding DUF6197 family protein, coding for MSKNILKPEQIAKLKKLKNAKLQALVGAFLILKNPARWIKGSYATDKKGNGRTGVHSEALNAKCFCTVGALRRADFELYGDNADSSNGAESILDKAVAKFTKGGQDEVINFNDAEGTKHKDVLTLLGDVIRRESRGRIEASAF